The DNA sequence AGTTTGAGCTGACCTACAAGTCCAACCCACATGCAGAAACAGGGGAGGAAAGACTTGGTCGAAATGTGGTTGGCTACCTTGACAACGGAGCTGAAAATACCATTGTTATCGGAGCCCATTACGATCACCTCGGCTATGGTGAGTTTGGTTCCTTACACGCTGGAGAGCCTGCTATCCATAATGGTGCAGATGACAATGCCAGCGGTATCGCTGCGCTTCTCTACCTGGCAAGCAAGCTAAAAGACAACAGTGCAGCAGGGAATAACAATTACCTCTTTATGGGCTTTTCTGGTGAAGAGCTGGGATTGGTAGGTTCTAAGAAATGGGTGGCAGCTCCGACCATTGACCTTGGTACAGTCAATTATATGCTTAACATGGACATGGTGGGCCGCTTGAATGACGAGAAAGTCATGGTGGTCAACGGTGTGGGAACGTCACCTGCGTTTACCCCTGCTTTAGAAAAAGTGAAAGTTGGCGGGATCAGTATCAAAACCACTGAATCAGGGGTGGGAGCGTCTGATCACACTTCTTTCTATTTGCAAAACATTCCTGTATTGCACTTTTTTTCCGGTCAGCACAGTGATTATCACAAACCTGCTGATGATCCAGCGACCATCAATTACCCGGGCATCTTGTCTATCAGTGATTACATGCTGGCCTTGATCGAAAAACTGGACAACGAGGGCCGCTTAGAATTTACCGAAACGAAGAACGAAGACAATGGCCGTACTGCTGCCAGCTTCAAAGTAACCTTGGGTGTTATGCCCGATTATGTCTACGGTGGTACCGGAATGCGCATCGATAGCGCAATTGAAGGCCGCCCTGGACAGGTAGCAGGCTTGAAGGGCGGTGATGTTATTCTCCAAATCGGAGAAGTTGCCGTAAAAGACATTTATGACTACATGGATGGCTTGGCTAAGTTCAAGAAGGGCGAATCAACTACCGTTAAGTTCCTCCGTGGCGAGGAAGAAATGGAAGTAGAGGTGACGTTTTGATTTTTTTTTACCATATATGAGCCACAAAGCTTTTATTTCTATGTGGCTCATATGTGGTGAAAAATTAAAACCCATTCACCCCATTAACAGTAGTATACTTAAAACTCAACTTCTGATCGGGGTAGATGTATTTGAATGCCGACTGTACGGCCAGCGTTCCTTCGTGAAAACCACAGAGAATAAGCTTCAATTTGCCAGGGTAGGTGTTGATATCACCAACGGCATAAATTCCCGGAACACCGGTACTATAATCCTCCGTATTGACTACGATAGCATTCTTGTCAATGGTCAGCCCCCAGTCGCCAATTGGACCAATTTTAGGAGACAAACCAAATAAGGGGATGAAGTGATCAGTAGCTTTGATCAATTCACCCTGCTCTTTATGATTGATGACAACATCGGTGAGCTGACCATTTCCGCGTAACCCTATGGCTTGCGCATTGGTAAGCAAAGAAATTTTTCCGGCTTGAGCCAAATCATGAACTTTTTCTACACTGTCCAGTGCGCCGCGAAATTCGGTGCGGCGGTGGATAAGGGTCACTTCCTGAGCAACATCCGCTAGAAAGATGGTCCAATCAAGGGCCGAATCTCCACCTCCTGCTATCACTACCCGTTTGTTGCGGTAGAGTTCTGGATCCCGGATGATGTATTCTACCCCTTTGTCTTCAAACAACTCCAGGTTTTCCATGGGCGGCTTGCGAGGCTCAAAAGAGCCTAGACCACCTGCGATGGTAATGACGGGAGCTTCAATTTGGGTACCTCTACTGGTCGTAACCCGGTACATTTTATCTCCAATTTTTTCAATCTTCTCGGCACGTTCTCCCAGGGTAAAGCCTGGTTTGAAAGGCGCGATCTGTTCCATCAGGTTATCGACCAACTCCCCTGCTAAAATGGAGGGGAAGCCAGGAATAT is a window from the Lewinella sp. LCG006 genome containing:
- a CDS encoding M28 family peptidase; translated protein: MLKAIFWTILMVVTVGVGAQVNIPLQQAQVDVVYLASDYLEGRETGLKGERLAAEYIAWRFAQIGLTPKGDNGSWYHEFELTYKSNPHAETGEERLGRNVVGYLDNGAENTIVIGAHYDHLGYGEFGSLHAGEPAIHNGADDNASGIAALLYLASKLKDNSAAGNNNYLFMGFSGEELGLVGSKKWVAAPTIDLGTVNYMLNMDMVGRLNDEKVMVVNGVGTSPAFTPALEKVKVGGISIKTTESGVGASDHTSFYLQNIPVLHFFSGQHSDYHKPADDPATINYPGILSISDYMLALIEKLDNEGRLEFTETKNEDNGRTAASFKVTLGVMPDYVYGGTGMRIDSAIEGRPGQVAGLKGGDVILQIGEVAVKDIYDYMDGLAKFKKGESTTVKFLRGEEEMEVEVTF
- a CDS encoding NAD(P)/FAD-dependent oxidoreductase; amino-acid sequence: MIKTDILIIGAGPVGLFTVFEAGLLKMKCHLVDALPQVGGQLSEIYPKKPIYDIPGFPSILAGELVDNLMEQIAPFKPGFTLGERAEKIEKIGDKMYRVTTSRGTQIEAPVITIAGGLGSFEPRKPPMENLELFEDKGVEYIIRDPELYRNKRVVIAGGGDSALDWTIFLADVAQEVTLIHRRTEFRGALDSVEKVHDLAQAGKISLLTNAQAIGLRGNGQLTDVVINHKEQGELIKATDHFIPLFGLSPKIGPIGDWGLTIDKNAIVVNTEDYSTGVPGIYAVGDINTYPGKLKLILCGFHEGTLAVQSAFKYIYPDQKLSFKYTTVNGVNGF